CGTCCCGCCCTGCCCTTTCCAGCGGACCGGATCGCCGGCGAACAGGATCTCTCCTTGCTGGCTGTTTTCCAGCAGGTTGCAGCAGCGCAACAACGTGGACTTGCCCGAGCCGGACGAGCCGATCAGGCTGAGCACATGGCCGCGCGGCGCTGAGAGCGAGACGCCCTTCAGCACCTCCAACTCGCCATAGGCTTTGTGGAGGTCGCGGATCTCTATGACCGGATTATCACTGGCAGCATCATTCATCGTGACGCGTATCTGGCGCGATTCCGATGCGGATTGCAACGGCCTGATGCGCCCCGTAATCTGTGCGCGGGACAAATTTGCGGGAAATCATGCAGATCGGCATACTTCAATGCGGACAGGCCCCGGAGACGCTCAAGGACGGGCTCGGGGACTATCCGGACATGTTCATGCGGCTCCTCGCCGGGAGAGGGCTGGAATTCGAGAATTATCACGTTGAAAACATGCAGTTTCCGGGCTCCGTCCATGACGCCGAGGGCTGGCTTCTGACTGGGTCGCGTCATGGCGCCTACGAGCCTCATGACTGGATTCCCCCGCTGGAAGACTTCATCCGTAATGCCTATGCCGCATCGGTGCCTCTGGTGGGGATCTGCTTCGGTCACCAGATCATCGCGCAGGCGCTGGGCGGGAAGGTGGAAAAATATGCGCGCGGTTGGTCAGTTGGCGCGCAGGATTACGATTTCGCGGGCGAAACGCTGACGCTCAATGCGTGGCATCAGGATCAGGTGACGCAGCGTCCCGATGGCGCCGAGATCGC
This genomic window from Paracoccus sediminicola contains:
- a CDS encoding type 1 glutamine amidotransferase, which translates into the protein MQIGILQCGQAPETLKDGLGDYPDMFMRLLAGRGLEFENYHVENMQFPGSVHDAEGWLLTGSRHGAYEPHDWIPPLEDFIRNAYAASVPLVGICFGHQIIAQALGGKVEKYARGWSVGAQDYDFAGETLTLNAWHQDQVTQRPDGAEIAGQNEFCENAALIYPGRAYTVQAHPEFKDDFVEGLIETRAKGVVPDALLDTARSRMGGKRDSDRIADRIEAFFRAAVSDRQGAAVLEDR